The genomic stretch ATAAGTAAAAGGTACATGGGTTAAGCCTACGGGCGCTCGGGTCCAGCGCCTGATTTCCAAAGGAGGAGCAAATGGCTGCCACGAAGAAGGTAACGGCCGACACATGGGTCCGGTTGACCCAGAGCTATCACTTAGCACAAAAGCAATGCCGTGATTCGCTGCGCGGGTCGGGATTGACCCAGCCGCAGTTCGAGGTCCTCGCTCAGATAGCCGGCGAGGAGGGCATTCCACTCACCCGAATCGGCGAGAACCTGCTGGTCACCGGCGGGAACATCACGGGAATAGTCGACCGCCTCGAAAAGGGCGGGCTGGTGAAGCGGAAACGGGACAAGGAAGACCGGCGGATCATCCGCGCTTTCTTTACAGCAAAGGGGAAGAAGCTGTACCAGCAGGCCACCCCGTCCTATGACCGGTTCCTGAAGATGTCTTTCGGCGATCTGACCCCGGGCGATCACGTCAAGCTTCAGAAGGTTC from Candidatus Eisenbacteria bacterium encodes the following:
- a CDS encoding MarR family transcriptional regulator; this encodes MAATKKVTADTWVRLTQSYHLAQKQCRDSLRGSGLTQPQFEVLAQIAGEEGIPLTRIGENLLVTGGNITGIVDRLEKGGLVKRKRDKEDRRIIRAFFTAKGKKLYQQATPSYDRFLKMSFGDLTPGDHVKLQKVLDQLRKKLDVE